In one Helicobacter sp. MIT 21-1697 genomic region, the following are encoded:
- a CDS encoding D-alanine--D-alanine ligase has protein sequence MKFDVLFGGVSFEHEISIVSAVALKKVLGENVGNFIFLDSSHRFYLIPSDSMKSKLFSSGDYKKCTEIFLQRGAFVKKTFFGFKPIMPHMIISLIHGADGEDGSVSALLDFYHLPFIGPRIESSVMSFNKAFTKIFAAQRGVKMLDYEILTRANPHLKHLTYPIILKPARLGSSIGVSVVNEEKELDYGRDLAFEYDDIIVAESFKSGVKEYNLAGCKVKNGSQNEYRFSIIEEPSKKELLDFERKYLDFSRTAQVVQADISLTLAAKLQENFIKLYENAFEGALIRCDFFVIDDEVYLNEINPIPGSMANYLFEDFVSVLTELACNLPKKHSIKVSYKYIEQIHYAKGK, from the coding sequence ATGAAATTTGATGTGTTATTTGGCGGCGTGAGCTTTGAGCACGAAATTAGTATTGTGAGTGCTGTTGCGCTTAAGAAGGTTTTAGGGGAGAATGTTGGCAATTTTATTTTTTTAGACAGCTCACATCGTTTTTATCTTATTCCTTCAGATTCTATGAAGTCAAAACTTTTTAGCTCGGGAGATTATAAAAAATGCACAGAGATTTTTTTGCAAAGAGGTGCATTTGTGAAAAAAACATTTTTTGGTTTTAAACCTATTATGCCACATATGATAATTAGTCTTATACACGGCGCAGATGGGGAAGATGGGAGTGTGAGCGCATTGCTTGATTTTTATCATTTACCCTTTATTGGTCCGCGCATAGAATCAAGCGTGATGAGTTTCAATAAAGCTTTTACGAAGATTTTTGCAGCCCAAAGAGGTGTAAAAATGCTTGATTATGAGATTCTTACACGCGCAAACCCGCATTTGAAACATCTCACCTATCCGATAATCCTTAAACCTGCACGACTTGGGAGTTCCATAGGAGTGAGTGTTGTCAATGAAGAAAAAGAGCTTGATTATGGTAGAGATTTAGCCTTTGAATATGATGATATTATTGTGGCAGAGAGTTTTAAAAGTGGCGTAAAAGAATATAATCTTGCAGGGTGCAAGGTCAAAAATGGTTCGCAAAATGAATATAGATTCTCAATTATTGAAGAACCTAGTAAAAAAGAGCTACTTGATTTTGAGCGCAAATATTTGGATTTTTCACGCACAGCACAAGTTGTGCAAGCAGATATAAGTTTAACACTAGCGGCAAAATTGCAAGAAAATTTTATCAAACTCTATGAAAATGCTTTTGAAGGGGCATTGATACGATGTGATTTTTTTGTTATTGATGATGAGGTGTATCTCAATGAGATTAATCCTATTCCGGGTTCTATGGCAAATTACCTATTTGAGGATTTTGTGAGTGTGCTTACAGAATTAGCTTGTAATTTGCCAAAAAAACATTCTATCAAGGTAAGCTATAAGTATATAGAACAAATTCATTACGCAAAAGGGAAATAG
- a CDS encoding alpha/beta fold hydrolase, translated as MAQKRIVYQGEYFELSYEKVKPQIADSLGILETPIMLFLHGWGSNKELMKSTFAQYFNEYEHIYLDMPGFGNSPNENPLTTLDYAHIVEIFIKEVSGVEAKNCIIVGHSFGGKVAVLCQPKEVILLSSAGIRVPKSLKVRLKIIFAKIIGKCGLGRFGKIFRSSDVKAMNEGMYQTFKNVVDEDFSSTFSAYKGKASIFWGKNDSATPLFCGQTIAALISKSRFFPMEGNHYFFLHQGGNIEKLYRSGV; from the coding sequence ATGGCACAAAAGCGCATAGTATATCAAGGGGAGTATTTTGAGCTAAGTTATGAGAAGGTTAAACCTCAAATTGCGGATTCTTTAGGCATTTTAGAAACTCCTATAATGCTTTTTTTGCACGGCTGGGGCAGTAATAAAGAGTTAATGAAGAGCACTTTTGCTCAATATTTTAATGAATATGAGCATATTTATTTAGATATGCCCGGCTTTGGTAATAGCCCAAATGAGAATCCTCTCACAACGCTGGATTATGCGCATATTGTAGAGATATTCATAAAAGAAGTGAGCGGTGTGGAGGCAAAAAATTGCATTATTGTAGGGCATAGTTTTGGAGGCAAGGTAGCTGTGTTATGTCAGCCCAAAGAAGTTATACTTCTCTCATCTGCTGGTATTAGAGTGCCCAAAAGCCTGAAAGTTCGCTTGAAAATTATTTTTGCAAAGATTATAGGAAAATGCGGACTTGGCAGGTTTGGTAAAATATTTCGCTCAAGCGATGTAAAGGCAATGAATGAGGGTATGTATCAAACATTTAAAAATGTTGTTGATGAAGATTTTTCATCAACCTTTAGTGCATATAAGGGTAAAGCAAGTATTTTTTGGGGCAAAAATGATAGTGCTACACCGCTTTTTTGTGGTCAAACTATTGCTGCACTTATCTCCAAGAGTAGATTCTTTCCTATGGAGGGCAATCATTATTTTTTTCTTCATCAAGGCGGAAATATTGAAAAACTTTATAGGAGTGGAGTATGA
- a CDS encoding acylphosphatase, whose protein sequence is MKKRYEFLIFGKVQGVGFRRFVKYRVDKLNEAGEILSGNVCNLSDGSVRVIAQGEEGTLEKLYQILESGPIKSEVERIQSHQLDIDESLKDFEILK, encoded by the coding sequence ATGAAAAAAAGATATGAATTTTTAATTTTTGGCAAAGTGCAAGGTGTGGGATTTAGACGCTTTGTAAAATATAGAGTTGATAAACTCAATGAAGCAGGTGAAATTTTAAGCGGGAATGTTTGTAATTTAAGTGATGGTAGTGTGCGCGTAATAGCACAAGGCGAAGAGGGAACACTTGAAAAATTATATCAAATACTTGAAAGCGGACCCATTAAAAGTGAGGTTGAAAGAATACAATCTCATCAATTAGATATTGATGAGAGCTTAAAAGATTTTGAGATTTTAAAATAA
- a CDS encoding Mur ligase family protein, whose protein sequence is MEEMFIIDTIAQWVVVLCLGYYGMTNLQWYNYSFKRALLMHHKWQWHIYYFILPLAVYVGSIFIQEPLSNYVLIGLSIIYFIAIAIWTIQLDKRLNFTQRVLKFFIIFFIFMTFNEALCYILDVNSRLFDLMPLVFASIISKIYENILLNRYIILAKEKLDIMSRLIIIGVTGSYGKTSMKNFLAQILKEKYRVYATPRSVNTHTGIVADINQNLDYITEIYIVEAGARLKGDIALIAQFLNPHYAVIGEVGEQHLEYFKKLENIVETKFELLQSSRLKKAFVFKDNPKPSHIEPNINKKIEYFPENVRNIEANLDSTSFELFIKGEWHYFETMVLGAFNVVNLSAAIYMGVELGLQVEDIQKAVKRIEPVPHRLNKIQTHQKLIIDDGFNGNLKGMKESIRLCSLYQGRKIIVTPGIVESTKEANIELAQAIDKVFDIVIITGELNSKILSQHICNTQKIILKDKSMLEDMLKSCSQAHDLVLFSNDAPNYI, encoded by the coding sequence ATGGAAGAAATGTTTATCATTGACACGATTGCACAATGGGTAGTTGTTTTGTGTCTTGGGTATTATGGAATGACAAACTTACAATGGTATAATTATAGCTTTAAGCGCGCACTTTTAATGCATCATAAATGGCAATGGCACATCTATTATTTTATATTGCCACTTGCTGTGTATGTCGGGAGTATTTTTATCCAAGAGCCATTAAGTAATTATGTGCTTATAGGATTGAGTATAATATATTTTATTGCAATAGCTATATGGACGATTCAACTTGATAAACGATTAAATTTCACCCAAAGAGTATTGAAGTTTTTTATTATTTTCTTTATTTTTATGACTTTTAATGAAGCTTTATGTTACATATTAGATGTCAATAGTAGATTATTTGATTTGATGCCGCTTGTGTTTGCAAGTATTATTTCAAAAATATATGAAAATATTTTACTTAATCGCTACATTATTCTTGCTAAAGAGAAGCTTGATATTATGTCAAGATTAATCATTATTGGCGTAACAGGCAGTTATGGCAAAACAAGTATGAAGAACTTTTTGGCGCAGATTCTTAAAGAAAAGTATCGCGTATATGCGACACCTAGAAGTGTCAATACGCATACAGGGATTGTGGCGGATATTAATCAAAATTTAGATTATATTACAGAGATTTACATTGTTGAGGCAGGAGCGCGTCTAAAAGGTGATATTGCACTTATTGCTCAATTTTTGAATCCGCATTATGCCGTTATTGGCGAAGTCGGTGAGCAGCATTTAGAATATTTTAAAAAACTTGAAAACATTGTAGAAACAAAATTTGAGTTATTGCAAAGCTCAAGGCTTAAAAAAGCCTTTGTGTTTAAAGATAATCCTAAACCCTCTCATATAGAACCAAATATCAATAAAAAGATTGAGTATTTCCCTGAAAATGTGCGCAATATTGAAGCAAATCTTGATAGCACAAGCTTTGAACTCTTTATCAAAGGTGAGTGGCATTACTTTGAAACAATGGTTTTGGGCGCTTTTAATGTTGTAAATTTGAGTGCAGCAATTTATATGGGCGTGGAGCTTGGGTTGCAAGTAGAAGATATACAAAAGGCAGTAAAAAGAATAGAACCCGTGCCTCATCGTCTCAATAAGATACAGACACATCAAAAGCTTATTATTGACGATGGATTTAATGGGAATCTTAAGGGAATGAAAGAATCTATTCGCCTTTGTTCGCTTTATCAAGGGCGAAAAATTATCGTTACACCCGGTATAGTAGAGAGCACAAAAGAGGCGAATATTGAACTTGCCCAAGCTATTGATAAGGTATTTGATATTGTCATCATTACAGGCGAACTTAATAGCAAGATTCTCTCTCAACATATTTGTAATACACAAAAGATTATTCTTAAAGATAAATCTATGCTTGAAGATATGCTCAAATCTTGCTCTCAAGCCCACGATTTAGTGCTCTTTAGCAATGATGCTCCAAATTATATTTAA
- a CDS encoding HIT family protein — translation MDRIYAPWRSKYFGSCSEGCVFCAIANNPQDDESNRVIYRDDIAFGVMNLYPYTPAHFMILPLIHCDSPEKLPLETWLHLHILSHKAMNVLYEYGAQGVNMGLNIKKAGGAGIPEHLHIHFVPRYMGDTNFITSIAEARTYGMDFDSIYQKIKHLSLKHFAKEQV, via the coding sequence ATGGATAGAATCTACGCACCTTGGCGAAGTAAATATTTTGGTTCTTGCTCTGAAGGCTGCGTGTTTTGTGCGATAGCAAATAATCCCCAAGATGATGAGAGTAATCGCGTGATTTATCGTGATGATATTGCTTTTGGTGTAATGAATCTCTATCCTTATACGCCCGCTCATTTTATGATACTGCCTTTAATACACTGCGATTCGCCCGAAAAATTGCCCCTAGAGACTTGGTTGCATTTGCATATACTTTCGCATAAGGCAATGAATGTACTTTATGAATATGGCGCACAAGGGGTGAATATGGGCTTAAATATCAAAAAAGCTGGTGGAGCAGGCATACCCGAGCATTTGCACATACATTTTGTGCCACGTTATATGGGTGATACAAATTTTATAACAAGTATTGCAGAGGCACGCACTTATGGAATGGATTTTGATAGTATATATCAAAAAATAAAGCACTTAAGCCTAAAACATTTTGCAAAGGAGCAGGTATGA
- a CDS encoding ankyrin repeat domain-containing protein, which translates to MKYLFQGARGVLCLWFALTALCYGANERYNHLLFSNNYTEVRKGINLGADIEARLRGSTPLYDAARKGNMEILYLLIERGADVNAVCHGETPLLKVVALNNLKFAQALINKGAKVRVADEHLGNTPLHYAVMRKNSEMIKLLLSNGADMYAENFKGDTPARYILANRSLPAVSIKNDDITLKASGFNLGQGSVNITISNESEKFATITYLALYINGDLISESEVNRKIPPRSSAAVGSLSIPTDTYEAIRIKKSGASNIKYGFAVEYDLEGKNKNLYKKTSTELQLW; encoded by the coding sequence ATGAAGTATTTATTTCAAGGTGCAAGAGGGGTTTTATGTCTATGGTTTGCCTTAACGGCATTATGTTATGGAGCAAATGAGAGATATAATCATTTGCTTTTTAGCAATAACTATACAGAGGTGCGCAAGGGCATTAATCTTGGTGCTGATATTGAAGCGCGACTGCGCGGAAGCACACCACTTTATGATGCAGCACGCAAGGGAAATATGGAGATTCTATATTTACTCATTGAACGCGGTGCTGATGTAAATGCAGTATGCCACGGCGAGACACCTTTGCTCAAAGTGGTCGCTCTTAATAATCTTAAATTTGCTCAAGCACTTATAAATAAGGGCGCAAAGGTAAGGGTAGCTGATGAGCATTTGGGCAATACGCCGCTTCATTATGCAGTGATGAGGAAAAATTCGGAAATGATAAAGCTTCTTTTATCAAATGGGGCAGATATGTATGCAGAGAACTTCAAAGGTGATACGCCAGCGCGTTATATTTTGGCTAATCGTTCCTTACCTGCGGTGAGTATTAAAAATGATGATATTACACTTAAAGCCTCTGGGTTTAATTTAGGGCAGGGAAGTGTAAATATTACTATCAGCAATGAGAGCGAGAAATTTGCCACGATTACCTATCTAGCGCTTTATATCAATGGTGATTTGATAAGCGAGAGCGAAGTAAATAGGAAGATTCCTCCGCGTTCAAGTGCAGCAGTTGGGAGTTTGAGTATTCCTACCGATACTTATGAGGCGATTCGTATTAAAAAATCAGGTGCAAGTAATATCAAATATGGTTTTGCGGTAGAATATGACCTTGAGGGCAAAAACAAAAATCTTTACAAGAAAACAAGCACAGAACTCCAACTTTGGTAG
- the truB gene encoding tRNA pseudouridine(55) synthase TruB (catalyzes isomerization of specific uridines in RNA to pseudouridine; responsible for residues in T loops of many tRNAs): protein MANALLVAAYKPPFLSSNAYLSHLKKRFGISKAGYLGTLDPFAKGTLVVGFGAYTRLFPHLQKVPKTYRATLWLGAKSASLDIERIESIEIIPEYKHSDIEQILFSLKGDMCYTPPVFSAKHINGQRAYKLAREGKTFSLPQIQMSIYDITLLSYRHPFVHFEVSVSEGAYVRSIGEIIAHKLGVNGTLSSLERLSEGAMSVSAAEQIRILNPLDYLPYPQLHNMHRFSKQMYDGKKITLKNVQKGKYIVCFEDFFSIIEIFSDGGIQYILNRIEYVDTLKKTR from the coding sequence TTGGCAAATGCTCTGCTCGTGGCTGCGTATAAGCCGCCATTTCTAAGCTCAAATGCTTATCTTTCACATTTAAAAAAACGTTTTGGTATATCAAAAGCGGGGTATCTTGGCACACTTGACCCTTTTGCAAAAGGCACTCTTGTGGTGGGATTTGGGGCTTATACGCGTCTTTTTCCACATTTGCAAAAAGTGCCAAAAACTTATCGTGCAACACTTTGGCTTGGTGCAAAATCCGCAAGTTTAGATATTGAGCGTATAGAATCTATTGAGATTATCCCTGAATATAAGCATAGCGATATAGAGCAGATTCTATTTTCCTTAAAGGGTGATATGTGTTATACACCACCTGTCTTTAGTGCGAAGCATATCAATGGACAAAGGGCATATAAACTTGCAAGAGAGGGCAAAACTTTTAGCTTACCACAGATTCAAATGAGTATTTATGATATTACTTTACTTTCGTATCGCCACCCTTTTGTGCATTTTGAAGTGAGTGTGAGTGAGGGTGCGTATGTGCGAAGTATCGGCGAAATTATAGCGCATAAACTCGGCGTAAATGGCACACTTTCAAGCTTAGAGCGCTTAAGTGAGGGAGCTATGAGCGTATCTGCCGCAGAGCAAATAAGAATCCTCAATCCGCTTGATTATCTTCCCTATCCTCAACTTCACAATATGCACAGATTCTCTAAGCAAATGTATGATGGTAAAAAAATTACATTAAAAAATGTACAAAAAGGAAAATATATAGTTTGTTTTGAGGATTTTTTTTCTATAATTGAAATATTTTCAGATGGCGGCATACAATACATTTTGAATAGGATAGAATATGTTGATACTCTCAAGAAAACAAGATGA
- a CDS encoding carbon storage regulator → MLILSRKQDDSVMIGDDIEIKIISIDKGSVRLGFCAPEDCIILRGELKEMITSQNKRASQSDDLKAVSEMQSLLKTHKK, encoded by the coding sequence ATGTTGATACTCTCAAGAAAACAAGATGACAGCGTAATGATTGGCGATGATATTGAGATAAAGATTATCTCCATTGACAAAGGTAGCGTGAGGCTTGGATTTTGCGCACCAGAGGATTGTATAATTTTGCGCGGAGAGCTTAAAGAAATGATTACATCGCAAAATAAACGCGCTTCACAAAGTGATGATTTAAAGGCAGTATCGGAGATGCAGTCTTTACTTAAAACACATAAGAAATGA
- a CDS encoding 4-(cytidine 5'-diphospho)-2-C-methyl-D-erythritol kinase — MSKLIRIYPKLNIFLKIVGHKDGFHQLNSRFVLAKGELYDEMNITHNPYFALQGDFGCEDTDNLIFKAKNALQDFLDSQGKKAIAKAIECVKIEVQKSIPKGAGLGGGSGNAGAFLVGVNTFFEIGLSQKQLMVVGERVGADVAFFISGEESANVSGKGEYIESFNEKPLSYSIYTPPIMCDSAKVYQCYADSIKAHKRIYNAPVKEWFAKTSFELLSCNFSQATLNDLYESACEVYPQLKDIAQELGEGWYFSGSGSSFFKQEQV; from the coding sequence ATGAGCAAACTCATCAGAATCTATCCAAAACTCAATATTTTTCTTAAAATTGTAGGACATAAAGATGGCTTTCATCAACTCAACTCTCGCTTTGTCTTGGCAAAGGGCGAACTCTATGATGAGATGAATATTACACATAATCCTTATTTTGCATTGCAGGGGGATTTTGGTTGTGAGGATACAGATAACCTTATCTTTAAGGCAAAAAATGCTTTGCAGGATTTTTTAGATTCTCAAGGAAAAAAAGCTATTGCAAAAGCCATTGAATGCGTAAAGATAGAAGTCCAAAAGTCCATACCTAAAGGCGCAGGATTAGGTGGAGGGAGTGGGAATGCGGGAGCGTTTCTTGTTGGAGTAAATACATTTTTTGAGATTGGTTTAAGTCAAAAGCAGCTTATGGTGGTGGGCGAGCGTGTGGGTGCAGATGTAGCATTTTTTATAAGTGGGGAAGAAAGCGCAAATGTGAGTGGAAAGGGAGAATATATAGAATCTTTTAACGAAAAGCCTTTGTCTTATAGCATTTATACACCGCCTATAATGTGTGATAGTGCAAAAGTTTATCAATGCTATGCAGATTCTATCAAAGCACATAAGCGCATATATAACGCACCTGTAAAAGAATGGTTTGCAAAAACAAGCTTTGAACTTCTCTCTTGCAATTTCTCTCAAGCCACGCTCAACGATTTATATGAGAGTGCGTGTGAAGTGTATCCACAGCTTAAAGATATTGCACAAGAGCTTGGTGAGGGTTGGTATTTTAGTGGTAGTGGCAGTAGCTTTTTTAAGCAGGAGCAAGTTTAA
- the smpB gene encoding SsrA-binding protein SmpB, with the protein MRVIAKNKKAYFDYEILQSLESGIVLQGSEVKSIRAGRVNLKDSFIKIIRGEAFLFNAHISFLETTYAHFKPNERRERKLLLHRKEIDKLFGSVSKESLSIVPLNIYFNQKNKIKLCIALVRGKKLHDKRESIKKKMLEREARAHMKSYGKKL; encoded by the coding sequence ATACGAGTGATTGCGAAAAATAAAAAAGCATATTTTGATTATGAGATTCTCCAAAGTTTAGAAAGTGGTATCGTGCTGCAAGGAAGTGAAGTCAAAAGTATTCGTGCAGGAAGAGTGAATCTCAAAGATAGTTTTATAAAAATCATACGAGGAGAAGCATTTTTGTTTAATGCACATATTTCATTTTTGGAAACGACTTATGCGCATTTTAAGCCTAATGAGCGCAGAGAAAGAAAGCTTTTGCTCCATAGAAAAGAGATTGATAAATTATTTGGCAGTGTGAGCAAAGAATCTTTAAGTATTGTTCCATTAAACATTTATTTTAATCAAAAAAATAAAATTAAACTTTGTATTGCACTTGTGCGAGGGAAAAAATTGCACGATAAGCGAGAGAGCATTAAGAAAAAAATGCTTGAACGCGAGGCAAGGGCGCATATGAAAAGCTATGGCAAAAAGTTATAG
- the exbB gene encoding TonB-system energizer ExbB gives MKEIVDYGVLGFLLFLSIVVLGLVLERWWVYRKINLDVFSDKRILELELHKRLTLIATIGSNAPYIGLLGTVFGIMVTFVEIGSTSLTDTQNIMSGLALALKATAAGLIVAIPSIVFYNLLLRKAEVLLSLWDIAHNPPPKSKTPTRYDV, from the coding sequence GTGAAAGAAATAGTTGATTATGGAGTGCTTGGATTCTTACTTTTTTTAAGCATAGTGGTGCTTGGTTTGGTATTAGAGCGCTGGTGGGTGTATCGCAAGATAAATCTTGATGTTTTTAGCGATAAGCGAATCTTAGAATTAGAGCTACACAAACGATTAACGCTTATTGCTACGATTGGCTCAAATGCTCCATATATTGGACTTTTAGGGACGGTATTTGGCATTATGGTAACTTTTGTAGAAATTGGCTCTACTTCGCTTACAGATACGCAAAATATTATGTCTGGGTTGGCTCTAGCACTCAAAGCCACTGCCGCAGGACTTATAGTAGCTATACCTTCAATCGTATTTTATAACCTTTTGCTTCGCAAAGCTGAAGTATTACTTTCTCTTTGGGATATTGCGCATAATCCTCCACCTAAGTCAAAAACCCCAACAAGGTATGATGTATGA